Proteins encoded together in one Dasypus novemcinctus isolate mDasNov1 chromosome 9, mDasNov1.1.hap2, whole genome shotgun sequence window:
- the ECHDC2 gene encoding enoyl-CoA hydratase domain-containing protein 2, mitochondrial isoform X6, translating into MNRPRARNALGNVLVGELLEALARLREDQQVRVLLFRSGVKGVFCAGADLKEREQMSQAEVGVFVQRLRGLMNEIAAFPAPTIAAVDGFALGGGLELALACDLRVAAASSAVMGLIETTRGLLPGAGGTQRLPRCVGVALAKELIFTGRRLNGIQAQALGLVNHTVSQNEEGDAAYHQARALAQEILPQAPTAVRLGKVAIDRGMEVDIASGMVIEGMCYAQNIPTRDRLEGMAAFREKRPPKFVGE; encoded by the exons ATGAACAGACCACGTGCGCGCAATGCCCTGGGGAACGTCTTGGTTGGAGAG CTACTGGAAGCTCTGGCCCGGCTGCGGGAGGACCAGCAGGTGCGTGTCCTGCTCTTCAGAAGCGGAGTTAAAGGTGTGTTCTGTGCAG GTGCAGACTTGAAGGAGCGGGAGCAGATGAGCCAGGCTGAGGTGGGGGTCTTTGTCCAGCGGCTCCGAGGCCTGATGAACGAGATTG CAGCCTTCCCTGCACCCACCATTGCAGCCGTGGATGGGTTTGCCTTGGGTGGGGGCCTGGAGCTTGCCCTGGCCTGTGACCTCCGAGTGGCAG CAGCTTCCTCGGCTGTGATGGGACTGATCGAGACCACGCGAGGGCTGCTGCCAGGGGCAG GAGGGACTCAGCGGCTGCCCCGCTGCGTGGGGGTGGCCCTGGCAAAGGAGCTTATCTTCACGGGCCGCCGACTAAATGGGATACAGGCCCAGGCCCTGGGGCTGGTGAACCACACCGTGAGCCAGAACGAGGAGGGTGATGCCGCTTACCACCAGGCACGAGCCCTGGCCCAGGAGATCCTGCCGCAG GCTCCCACTGCTGTGCGGCTGGGCAAAGTAGCCATTGACCGAGGAATGGAG GTTGACATTGCATCAGGGATGGTCATTGAAGGAATGTGCTATGCCCAG AATATCCCAACCCGGGACCGGCTGGAGGGCATGGCAGCCTTCAGGGAGAAACGCCCCCCCAAATTTGTTGGTGAATGA